ACTGGTGGCCGGCCAGATAGATCAATCCGACGAACAGCACCAGGTTGATGGCCAGCGGCAGCAGTACAAACAATCGCAGGCTGGGGCTAAGGACCAGTTTGAGGCCTTCGCGCAGGTATTGCGGGCCGGACAGAACAGGGGCGGGCATAAGGTGCTCCGAGCAAGGGAAAACGCGCCGACCTTACCGACTTTGCAATGGCTGCGAAAGCGCGGCAGAGTGATCGACATCCACTGTAACAAAGACGTCCATCTCGTCAGTGTGTCGGCATAGAGACCACCTATGAGCTGGATTGTTAAACCGTATTTCCTTAATCTTGCCCCCCTCGATACGCTTCACCCAACTTTTTACAGGACTGTCGAGCTCAAGCCTTCCCCAAGGTTTTCCACGGTCCTTTTTTATTCCCGCCGGCAGTCCGGCGTTCCGCGCCAGTTTTTCGGCCCGGTCAACAGGAGCAGGTCATGTCTGAAGTCCGTCATTCGCGAGTGATTATTCTCGGTTCCGGCCCTGCCGGTTACAGCGCTGCGGTCTATGCCGCCCGTGCCAACCTCAAGCCACTGCTGATCACCGGCATGCAGGCTGGTGGTCAACTGACCACCACCACCGAAGTCGACAACTGGCCGGGCGATGTCCACGGTCTGACCGGTCCGGTGCTGATGGAACGTATGCGTGAGCACGCCGAGCGTTTTGAAACCGAGATCGTCTTTGATCACATCAACGCCGTGGACTTCGCTTCCAAGCCCTACAGCCTGACTGGCGACAGCGCCACCTACACCTGTGACGCCCTGATCATCGCCACCGGCGCCAGCGCTCGTTACCTGGGCCTGCCGTCGGAAGAAGCGTTCATGGGCAAAGGCGTTTCGGCCTGCGCGACCTGCGACGGTTTCTTCTATCGCAACAAGCCTGTTGCAGTGGTCGGTGGCGGCAATACCGCTGTTGAAGAAGCGCTGTACCTGGCCAACATCGCCAGCACCGTGACCTTGATCCACCGTCGCGAAACCTTCCGCGCCGAGAAGATCCTGATCGACAAGCTGAACGCCCGTGTGGCCGAAGGCAAGATCATCCTCAAGTTGAACGCCAACCTCGACGAAGTGCTGGGTGACAACATGGGCGTGACCGGTGCGCGTCTGAAGAACAACGACGGCAGCTTCGACGAGATCAAAGTCGACGGCGTGTTCATCGCCATCGGCCACACCCCGAACACCTCGCTGTTCGAAGGCCAGTTGACCCTCAAAGACGGTTATCTGGTAGTGCAGGGCGGTCGTGAGGGCAACGCCACCGCGACCAGCGTCGAAGGCATCTTCGCCGCCGGTGACGTGGCAGATCACGTTTACCGTCAGGCCATCACCTCGGCTGGCGCTGGCTGCATGGCGGCACTGGACACCGAGCGTTACCTGGATGGTCTGCAGAACGCTTCGTTCTAAGATCGCAGGCACAAAAAAACCGGCCAATTGGCCGGTTTTTTTGTGCCCGGTTTTCAGGTTCAACGCAGTTCCAATGTGGGAGCGAGCCTGCTCGCGAATGCGGTGTTTCAGTCGACATCAATGTCGAATGTCAGTCCGTATTCGCGAGCAGGCTCGCTCCCACAGGAATTGGGTTTGCAGCTGAAGTTAGCGGCGAGTCAGGGGCTGGGCGGTAAATTTCACACCCGCCAGACCGTGTTCGATCAACGCCCGAATATTGCCGTGATCACTGCCCTCAGGCGTGGCCACCACCGAACGGTAATGTTCGCCAAACGCCAGCAGCGCTTCCTCATCGCTCAGGCCTTCCAGCAGCGCCAGACCCAGGGTCTTGCACGAACCTTCGTTCTGCCCGGCCGCGTTTTCCACTCCACCGTTGTTGAACGCCTGAGGCTGGTAGTCGTAACCGGCGGCAATGAAGGCCAGGGTGTCGGCGAAAACGTGCTCGCCGCTCTTGAGGCTGGCGCGCAGGGTGTTCAGATCACTCATTGGGTTTTCCTTTGGCGAACGCCGCTTGTTGTTCGGCGCTGGCTTCTTGCTGAAACTGGGCTTTCCACTCGGCGTACGGCATGCCGTAAACCACTTCGCGGGCGTCGTCGAGGCTGACCTCGATCTGGCGCTCGTCGGCTTCGGCCTTGTACCACTTCGACAGGCAGTTGCGGCAGAACCCGGCGAGGTTCATCAGGTCGATGTTCTGCACGTCCTTGCGGCTGTCCAGGTGCGCGACCAGTCGGCGGAAGGCGGCGGCTTCGAGTTCGAGGCGTTGTTGCTCGGTCATGATGGGCTCTGTGCAGTCAATTCGTGGCGCGGATGATAAAAGTCTGGCGGCCAATGCGCCAGACACGCTCAGCGGCTGGCAGCGAGGGTGATCGACACCGACTCGGCAAAACGCAGCGCATGCGGCTTGTCGACTTCGACTTCGGCATACAGCACCGATCCGTTGCTCATCACCAGATCGAGCAATTCCTGGGTCAGGCGTTCGAGCAGCGCAAAGCGATTACCCTCGACGTGGGCGATGATCGCTTTGGTGATGGTGCGGTAATTCAAGGCGTGGTCGATGTCGTTGTCACGCACCGCGTCCTGCGCGGCGTACAGAATGGTGACGTTGATCAGCACATCCTGCTTGTTGAGGATCTCGTCCTCGTTGATCCCGATAAAGGTGCGCAAGCGCAGATCCTTGACCCGGATGCGCGCCATTCCCGGTTGAAGTTGTGGCATCTACTTGCTCCGTCCAATCAATTGCAGGAACTCCTGGCGGGTGTTGCTCGAGTCGCGAAAAGCGCCAAGCATGACCGAGGTGTTCATGGTCGAGTTCTGTTTCTCGACACCGCGCATCATCATGCACATGTGTCTGGCCTCAATGACCACGGCAACGCCGGCGGCATCAGTGACCTGTTGCACCGCATCGGCGATTTGCCGGGTGAGATTTTCCTGAATCTGCAGGCGTCGGGCGAACATGTCCACCAGTCGCGCGATCTTCGACAACCCCAGCACTTTGCCGGTCGGAATATACGCCACATGGGCCTTGCCGATGAAGGGCAGCAGGTGATGTTCGCACAATGAGTACAACTCGATGTCAGCGACGATGATCATCTCATCGCTGTCCGAAGCAAACAGTGCGCCATTAACGATCTCGTCGACGCTCTGCTCATAACCGTGACACAGGTATTGCATGGCCTTGGCCGCACGTACCGGAGTGTCGAGTAATCCTTCGCGGTCGGGGTCTTCACCAAGGCCGATGAGGATTTCGCGGTAATTCTCGGGCAGGGAGCGGGTCATGGAACATCCTCGCGGGCGGGGTTATTTGACGTGCCGCCCGCCGTTGACGGTCAGGGTCGTGCCGGTGACATAAGGGTTGTCGAGCAGATAGCGCAGGCTTTGGTAGATCACTTCGCTGCCGGGCTCAATGCCCAACGCGGATTTGGCCAACGCCTTGACGCGGTACGCCGCGTCGTCGTCGGGATTGAACAATAGCAGGGCCGGCGCGATGCCGTTGACCTTGATCGCTGGCGCATAGCGCGCGGCGAAGGACAGGGTCAGGCTGTCGAGCCCGGCTTTGCTCGCGCAATAACCGATGTGCTTGCTGCTGCCCTTGCGGGTCACATCGTCGCTGATATGGATGATGTCGGCGGGCGTCGATTGCTGGAGCAAACCGGCGCAGTGCAGGTTGATCAGATAGGGCGCGAGCATGTGAATGTTGAACATGCGGCTGAACGCTTCGGCTTCACTGTCCGGGCTTTCCGCCAGCCATTCGGAGGCGTTGTGCACTATCGCCCGCAGGCTGTCGGTGAGGGTTTTCAATTCAGCGATGAATGCCAGGATGGTCGTTTCGCTGGAAAAGTCCGCAAATACACCCACTGCGCCCAGATCCCGCAGCATTTGCACGCCGGGACGTTCACTGCGGTAGGTGAAGATCACCGGGTGGCCGTCTTCCAGCAAACGTTGCGCGCAATGCAGGCCGACGCGCTGGCCGGCACCGGTGATCAGGATCGGGGCGCAATTTGTGGTCATGAGTGGCTCGCATCGCGGTTGGAGCGAAAACTATACCAGCGACGCGAGCCGTGGAACTACGGCGGCTTGCCTTAACGATTTTGTGTTGACGGCGTAACAGGCAAGGGTCGCGTTGGCGCACCGTTCAACCAGTTGGCCAACAACCGTGTCGACAAGGGAATAAAGAAGTAAACCATCAGTGGCGTCAGACAGGCTGTGCTGATCAACACCCGTGGCAACAGACTCATGTCCGCGAGGAGCGGGCCGAGGACAAAGTTGAACAGCAGCGATACCGGAAAGAACGCCAGCCAGATCGCAACGGCCTGTTTCCAGCGCGGCGGACGTGCACCGATTGCGCCCGTTCCGAACCAGCCCTCGATGCCGCTGACGCGGTGTTCTTTCGGGTGTGCAAACAGATCGCTGCCACGGTCCAGCCACGCTGTACGCGAAGCCGAATGCTCCCACGCATGCAAAGTCTGCTCATCGACGAAGCGGAAAATGATCTGGAATTCGTTATCGCCGGGCGGCGGGGCGAGCACGCCGGAGCCCAGATAGCCGGGGAAGTCGGTGGCCAATTGTTCGCCTTCGCGCAGCCAGATGATCAGATCCTGATAGCGGCCATCGGCGACACGGCGCGCGACCATTAGCGTAACGGGTGAAGTAGACATTATATATCTCCGTATTTCGGTGCGTCGCTCCGGGTAGGAGTTTCGCCTGACGCAGGCCGGGGTGGTGACCTGTGTTGTCAACTAGCAAGGATTATTCCTGTTTTTCCTGATTAAACCAGTGGCTTTCGTCGCAGGTCACCGCGGGGTTAGAATAGGATCCAAAGCCCACATGGACGTTGAACGTACTATGCCTGTCACGACGGACGTCAGCCCTGCCTCGCAGGCATCTGTTTCACTCGAGCGCGAAGATCTGTTTCCCATTCGGGAAGTTTCACGGTTGACCGGTGTAAACCCGGTCACCCTGCGCGCGTGGGAGCGGCGCTACGGTTTGATTCAACCGACGCGCACCGAAAGTGGGCATCGCTTGTATTCGATGTCAGATATCGAGCGCGTTCGCAGCATCGTCGAGTGGATCGACCGAGGTGTGGCGGTCAGCAAGATTGGCAAGATCCTCGCTAAAACCGAACCGCTGAAGGTGCTCGCACATATCATTCCCGATGATTTGGTGCAGGCCGACTACCAGCAATGGCAGC
The sequence above is drawn from the Pseudomonas sp. FP2196 genome and encodes:
- the trxB gene encoding thioredoxin-disulfide reductase; the protein is MSEVRHSRVIILGSGPAGYSAAVYAARANLKPLLITGMQAGGQLTTTTEVDNWPGDVHGLTGPVLMERMREHAERFETEIVFDHINAVDFASKPYSLTGDSATYTCDALIIATGASARYLGLPSEEAFMGKGVSACATCDGFFYRNKPVAVVGGGNTAVEEALYLANIASTVTLIHRRETFRAEKILIDKLNARVAEGKIILKLNANLDEVLGDNMGVTGARLKNNDGSFDEIKVDGVFIAIGHTPNTSLFEGQLTLKDGYLVVQGGREGNATATSVEGIFAAGDVADHVYRQAITSAGAGCMAALDTERYLDGLQNASF
- a CDS encoding HopJ type III effector protein → MSDLNTLRASLKSGEHVFADTLAFIAAGYDYQPQAFNNGGVENAAGQNEGSCKTLGLALLEGLSDEEALLAFGEHYRSVVATPEGSDHGNIRALIEHGLAGVKFTAQPLTRR
- a CDS encoding DUF1244 domain-containing protein: MTEQQRLELEAAAFRRLVAHLDSRKDVQNIDLMNLAGFCRNCLSKWYKAEADERQIEVSLDDAREVVYGMPYAEWKAQFQQEASAEQQAAFAKGKPNE
- the folX gene encoding dihydroneopterin triphosphate 2'-epimerase, which produces MPQLQPGMARIRVKDLRLRTFIGINEDEILNKQDVLINVTILYAAQDAVRDNDIDHALNYRTITKAIIAHVEGNRFALLERLTQELLDLVMSNGSVLYAEVEVDKPHALRFAESVSITLAASR
- the folE gene encoding GTP cyclohydrolase I FolE, which codes for MTRSLPENYREILIGLGEDPDREGLLDTPVRAAKAMQYLCHGYEQSVDEIVNGALFASDSDEMIIVADIELYSLCEHHLLPFIGKAHVAYIPTGKVLGLSKIARLVDMFARRLQIQENLTRQIADAVQQVTDAAGVAVVIEARHMCMMMRGVEKQNSTMNTSVMLGAFRDSSNTRQEFLQLIGRSK
- the folM gene encoding dihydromonapterin reductase — protein: MTTNCAPILITGAGQRVGLHCAQRLLEDGHPVIFTYRSERPGVQMLRDLGAVGVFADFSSETTILAFIAELKTLTDSLRAIVHNASEWLAESPDSEAEAFSRMFNIHMLAPYLINLHCAGLLQQSTPADIIHISDDVTRKGSSKHIGYCASKAGLDSLTLSFAARYAPAIKVNGIAPALLLFNPDDDAAYRVKALAKSALGIEPGSEVIYQSLRYLLDNPYVTGTTLTVNGGRHVK
- a CDS encoding antibiotic biosynthesis monooxygenase, with product MSTSPVTLMVARRVADGRYQDLIIWLREGEQLATDFPGYLGSGVLAPPPGDNEFQIIFRFVDEQTLHAWEHSASRTAWLDRGSDLFAHPKEHRVSGIEGWFGTGAIGARPPRWKQAVAIWLAFFPVSLLFNFVLGPLLADMSLLPRVLISTACLTPLMVYFFIPLSTRLLANWLNGAPTRPLPVTPSTQNR